tagtaaaaaatttatcatatatgtgtatgaaaataAGACAAGCATATATAAAAGTCAATATCAACAGGATGCTTATATAAAATTCATTAGAGAAATGTCCTATTTTTCACATTCAGCAAAAGATTACAGGTACGTATTCTCTAAAACTCTACACAAGCCACATCTAAGCGAGTATTGAAGAGAAATCTTGAGGAGAAATCTTGTTCAACAGATAATGAAGTATTGAACTCATATGGTATAGAAAGATGAGAGTACTTCTTAAAACTCCATagcaaaaaattgaaactttcaaAGTTTCAACCTACCTgcattatgaatttatgatacCAGAGTTTAGAGTTAGCATGAGGAGATGATTTAATAACCGCAAAGTACAGTTTGAAAAATAACagaacactatatatatatatatatatattacatctCTTCAAGACTCCCTCACCATCATGATCACCATTGTCCATGCATGGTTGGGTTACCCGTCACAAGACGAAACGTATTTCTCATGTAAGGATAGGGAATACCTGAGGCCATCAATGGTGGGCTTGGTCCAACAttgcgaagaagaagaagaagaagcatcgGAGCAATGGCTGAGAAAGGGAAGCTCAGTTCGggtgagaagaaaaagaaggccgTTAGTGAATATGAGAAAATGGCAACGGACCCTAGCAAGGGTTTTGAATGGgcttttttgttgaaaattttgttcattttgtttttgttgggcCTAATCTTGTTATTGTATGGGCCAATTTTTATTGCagttattttgagtttttaatttcttgtttaaGGTGGTTAAAGACTATATTAGGTGGCCATGATTATTTTTGCAATTAATGTTAGGGGcacaacaaaataacacaataaTTTTACTACATTTGcattaccaataaaaattttaatcaaattatCAAAGGAAAACAATTAAAGCTGAGTTTGCGTTAATAACAAGTGGCTTAAAAATATCGTACTTTGTTAATTGTGGGTTTAGTCTTATTAGAGTTTTGCTTATTTATTCCATAATTTCTCagagtttaaactttaaagaaaaaagaaaattcaaccGACCTGTTATAAATCCAACTTCAAGGAGCATTAGGATTGAGAAGCAGTCCCACACGGCAAGGGCAAGGcattgtttttgggttatatataaatatagttttgGGTTAGACTCGAAAACCCTACACCTCTAGTCTCTGAGTTAAAGTGGAGGAAATTGAATTGATTGAAGGAGTTTGCTTGAAACGCAGCCACAATTTAGCAAAAGCGAGGTACGTATAAATATCATACCTcaataattaatcatagttTGCATGCCTTGattgttttgttctttctaGAGTTTCATGCATGCATTGTAAATCTCATATATTTCACTTATAACTCACAAagttttattcaattaattatCATTGACTAGTCCAATAAAATATGGACTTAACTATAGGAcacaattttttctcttttttcttcaacaAACTTAATaaataggaataaaaaataaaaaatactgtAGAACATGTACATCTATGTCTCTCTCTTGTTctacttctctttttgttttgttttgttttgttttgtttttttggcttCTATAACTCTCGACAGTAACGTGAGTGTGTTATGTTAAAGGTCCGGTTAGTgccacaaaaaaaagagagagcttATTTTagagcatatatatatatatatagccatatATTAATTTCTGCATGCTcttatttatattctttaaatatttttacataatattttctattaaataaTTTACAGATTACACAGTTAGAGTATAttaatagttttaaatttttaaaaggtctaaaaatttaatcaattttaaaaatattttaaaaaaaatttctcaaaaataaaataaaataaaaacactatgTTTAGATCTCTAATTTTCCAaatgcattaattatttattatttatataaacttgTTTGGGTAAACAATGTATTTGGTCTCTATTCTTTacacaatatttcaatttggtctctaatatttcaattgtgttaatttggttTCTATCATTTCAATGTTgtatcaatttagtctctacTTTGATTTCTTATATGAAAATTGTTGATATGGCTAatggctaaaataaaaaattagtttattgccacatcaacggaaaccaatttttttatttttgtctagCCAGGTTAGCAATTTCTATCCACAAAATAATggtaaggactaaattgacatgataggttagagaccaaattgaatATGGTGTAAAGGACAATGatcaaataattattatatatatatatatatatatatatttagttacTTATTTAACAaagaaatatgtgtaaaattggGTGTGAATTTAGATGTGATGGGAAGGTCTTTTATACATTTTTCTCTTGAAAAGGAAaagtatataattatttaaaaaatatagaggaGAGAGACAAAGCTAAGCAACGTAAGccaataataaaatttgcaaaAGTAAACCAAAATCGATTTTATTTTTCGTGAAAATACTtacaaatccaaacccaaaacctaggAGTATTAGGAATAGATTTCCCACACATGCAACAACGGCATTGTTCAGGAGGTGCGCTCTTTATATAAGGGAATTGATTCAAGGAATTGATCTGCTAGAAAAACTTTcaaaagctttttattttttttaagaaaaaaatatcaaaagctAGGTATGTAATATGTCATTATTAAAAGTAGTTTTCCTTCCTTTGTTATTATGTTCTTTCCTAGAATTTCATGTATGGATTCTGATCTCAATATATATCACTTATAAAATCACAAAGTTTAGAATATGAAGGGTTCCTTAACTAGTGGAGATAAAAGCAGCACAAAAAACTTTAGATTATGGAGTTAAGGGTGGCCTTCTCTTTTCTGTGTTGGTCATAGGAATCTCATTTTCTTTGtggtcatttttcttttatttgttttcctGTGCGTAACATacaattgtaaaagaaaaaaaaaattgcatgctatatatttttatttatttgataaacacacacacattgcATGCTATATATTATACCATTAGAGTAGCTAAGTGTCGTTATATTGTACttctgaaaaattaattttcttttatctttttctttaatagTACGTGAAGACTGAGTAATGGAAGAGGCACACGAAAGGAAAGAGCGACCGCAAGAACCAAGTAATGAGAAAAAATTTATGCTTTCTTATCCTCCTACTGACCCACAATCATATCCTTGGTTAGTAATATGTGATGGGAAAGATAAAGAAAGGCAAACTTTTTTTAGCAtatcaaaaaactatttttacacaAGGACCATTCCGGAGATGCGCAATAAACTAATATACACTAGTACTAATGGTTGGTTGGTGTTAAAGGATCTCGATTCAAACAATTTGTGTCTTTTGAATCTTACTTCTAAAGAGATGATGCAGCTTCCGCGATTGGTAGACATTCCAGTCTTTCCAGATGATGATATTTGCATTCTAACAGCAACACCAGATGACCCCAACCATCAGTTTCATGTAGTATTCATTCATTCCAAAACATGcacattttatttttgccagcttggtgatgaaaatttttacaaacaaaCCTTTGAAGAAAATGGGTCAGAGTTTATTTGTTCTGCTACATTTTATGGAGGAAAAATTCACCTTTCGATATACTTTGGAGTGCCTGCAGGGAATTTATTATATACTGCAGAGTTTGTGGGTAGAGAAATTTATTTTACCAAGTTGGCAGTAGAGGATATTGACAAATCCTTACCtactaatatatatagtttCCGAACTTACCTCATTGAATCGTGTGGTGAGCTCTTGTTTGTTAAACAAATGTTTTTTGGATCGTACGGGAGAAAGGTTCACAGTTTCCTAATTTTTCGGATGGATTTTTCAAAGAAAGCATGGGTCCAAGTGAAGAACATAGGAGAGCGTGCTATTTTTATTTCTGATAGGAGCAACATATCTTGTTTTGTACCAAAGAACGGAGTCAAACGGAATTCAATTTACTTCACAATAACCTCTAGTCGATTGCTTTACGTCTTTGACTTGGAAGATGATACCGTTACAAAGTTCCTACCTTGCCCTACCGTAACTCGTCGTGATTTATATCTTGATTGGGTTATACTATAATAGCATTACTGTTATATTTCAATTGTTTAATTAGCAGTTCCATTTTATTCCTCTTCCTATTAGGTTATACTATAATAGGATTATTGTTATATTTCAATTGTTTAATTGCCAGTTCTATTTTATTCCTCTTCCTTGAATACATAGATATCTAAGCCCTTTTCTCATACAAAGAGCTTTTTTGAAGTGGATGcttgaata
This genomic stretch from Castanea sativa cultivar Marrone di Chiusa Pesio chromosome 9, ASM4071231v1 harbors:
- the LOC142608701 gene encoding uncharacterized protein LOC142608701 → MRNKLIYTSTNGWLVLKDLDSNNLCLLNLTSKEMMQLPRLVDIPVFPDDDICILTATPDDPNHQFHVVFIHSKTCTFYFCQLGDENFYKQTFEENGSEFICSATFYGGKIHLSIYFGVPAGNLLYTAEFVGREIYFTKLAVEDIDKSLPTNIYSFRTYLIESCGELLFVKQMFFGSYGRKVHSFLIFRMDFSKKAWVQVKNIGERAIFISDRSNISCFVPKNGVKRNSIYFTITSSRLLYVFDLEDDTVTKFLPCPTVTRRDLYLDWVIL